In Vigna unguiculata cultivar IT97K-499-35 chromosome 3, ASM411807v1, whole genome shotgun sequence, a single genomic region encodes these proteins:
- the LOC114176765 gene encoding nitrate regulatory gene2 protein-like produces the protein MGCSQSRLDDEEAVKLCKDRKHFIKQAVEQRAQFATEHVAYIQCLKRVSAALLDYFESDESHHLPLDSFISPPSTPVKKTSPLGFIPISSKSFSPTKNEFDPKTTLKVNYLRPGGTPAISVEERPQMPEVVRVETYYPMHQFGNDGFFPMQSSPMNSSIFAYSPNNRPNIPPASPQSSLWESFWNPFSSLDYYGYPNQSSFDQTGMRQVREEEGIPDLEEDGTEQEDFVEKGNVAEVSAKIDVNSSKEEVTVEDVDEPKEEVEGKVAETGTVNEVTEQANGGECFQVSKAQTAGQEMATGNQEAKEDTPGFTVYVNRRPTSMAEVIRDLEAQFTVICDAANDVSALLEAKKAQNLSASNELSASKLLNPIALFRSASLRSSSSRILVNSSDTTDEDFEGTDDSSEEDCLFSVSHQSTLDRLYAWEKKLYEEVRSGERVRIAYDKKCQQLRNHDVNGEEPSSLDKTRAAIRDLHTQITVSIHSVESISRRIETLRDEELHPQLFELVQGLAKMWKVMAECHQAQQRTLDEAKILLVDTDARKQCATSLTDPQRLARSVSSLETELRHWRNTFASWISSQRSYIHGLTGWLLRCVRCEHDPSKLACSPRRSSGTHPLFGLCVQWSRRLDVLQETAVLDGIDSFAAGVGSFYVQQSREETRRNQVGSKEHDENMKMVEVGHVEEVMSTEKLAEVAMEVLCAGMSTAMSSMAEFAVDYAEGYNEIVKKWENVNLQQISCGTDT, from the exons ATGGGATGTTCTCAATCAAGGTTGGATGATGAAGAGGCAGTGAAGCTTTGCAAAGACAGAAAACATTTCATCAAACAGGCTGTTGAGCAAAGAGCTCAATTTGCTACTGAGCATGTAGCATACATTCAGTGTCTGAAAAGGGTTTCAGCAGCACTGTTAGATTACTTCGAAAGCGATGAGTCGCACCATTTGCCATTAGATTCATTCATAAGCCCACCTTCCACACCTGTGAAGAAAACCAGTCCTCTTGGCTTCATTCCCATATCATCAAAATCCTTCAGCCCAACAAAAAATGAGTTTGATCCCAAAACAACTTTGAAGGTGAATTACTTAAGGCCGGGTGGTACTCCAGCAATTTCAGTTGAGGAAAGGCCTCAAATGCCGGAAGTGGTTCGGGTCGAAACATATTATCCCATGCACCAGTTTGGCAATGATGGTTTCTTTCCTATGCAATCCTCACCTATGAATTCCTCAATTTTTGCTTATTCTCCCAATAATAGGCCTAATATCCCTCCTGCTTCACCTCAATCTTCCCTATGGGAATCATTTTGGAACCCTTTTTCATCATTGGACTATTATGGTTACCCCAACCAAAGTAGTTTTGACCAGACTGGGATGAGGCAGGTCcgagaagaagaaggaatacCAGACCTGGAAGAAGATGGAACTGAACAAGAGGATTTTGTTGAAAAGGGAAATGTAGCAGAAGTAAGTGCCAAAATTGATGTGAACTCGTCCAAAGAAGAAGTCACGGTTGAAGATGTTGATGAACCCAAGGAGGAAGTGGAGGGAAAGGTTGCTGAAACTGGAACTGTGAATGAAGTCACAGAACAAGCCAATGGCGGTGAATGTTTTCAAGTATCTAAAGCTCAAACTGCTGGTCAGGAAATGGCAACTGGTAATCAAGAAGCAAAGGAAGACACACCTGGTTTTACTGTTTATGTTAACCGAAGACCAACAAGCATGGCTGAAGTGATCAGGGATCTTGAAGCTCAATTCACAGTAATCTGCGATGCGGCTAATGATGTCTCCGCATTGTTAGAGGCCAAGAAAGCTCAGAATTTATCAGCATCAAATGAACTGTCAG CATCAAAATTGTTGAACCCAATAGCGCTGTTCCGCTCAGCTTCCTTACGATCATCCTCATCAAGAATTTTAGTGAATTCTTCAGACACTACGGATGAGGATTTCGAAGGCACCGATGATTCATCCGAGGAAGATTGTTTGTTTTCTGTTAGTCATCAATCAACGTTAGACAGGTTATATGCATGGGAGAAGAAACTCTACGAGGAAGTCAGA TCTGGAGAACGTGTTCGAATCGCGTATGACAAGAAATGTCAGCAACTCAGGAATCATGATGTAAATGGAGAGGAACCCTCTTCCCTTGATAAAACAAGAGCAGCCATTAGAGATCTACATACCCAGATAACAGTTTCAATACACTCAGTTGAATCTATTTCCAGGAGAATTGAAACTCTAAGGGATGAGGAGTTGCATCCCCAGCTTTTTGAACTGGTGCAAGG GCTTGCCAAGATGTGGAAAGTGATGGCAGAATGTCATCAGGCACAGCAGAGAACCTTAGATGAAGCCAAGATTCTTCTTGTTGACACTGATGCGAGAAAACAGTGTGCCACATCACTAACTGATCCACAAAGGCTTGCTCGTTCGGTCTCCAGTCTTGAAACTGAACTGAGACATTGGCGAAACACCTTTGCATCGTGGATTAGTTCTCAAAGATCCTATATCCATGGTCTAACTGGTTGGCTTCTAAGGTGTGTGAGATGTGAGCATGATCCGTCAAAGCTAGCATGCTCTCCTCGTAGGTCTAGTGGCACACATCCATTATTTGGACTTTGTGTTCAGTGGTCAAGGCGTCTAGATGTCCTTCAAGAAACTGCAGTACTTGATGGCATAGACTCTTTTGCAGCAGGCGTAGGGTCCTTCTATGTACAACAGTCAAGAGAAGAAACTCGAAGAAATCAAGTTGGATCAAAAGAACATGATGAGAATATGAAAATGGTGGAAGTTGGTCATGTTGAAGAAGTGATGAGCACTGAGAAATTGGCTGAAGTTGCTATGGAGGTGCTCTGTGCTGGTATGTCAACTGCTATGAGCTCAATGGCAGAGTTTGCTGTTGATTATGCTGAGGGATACAATGAAATTGTTAAGAAATGGGAGAATGTGAACTTGCAGCAGATTTCTTGTGGAACTGATACATAG